AAgaccccagggccctgcaggGCGTTCCCCGAAGAAGCCCCGGGACTAGACACACAGGCTGATGGCAAACTGGGAAGAgaaagggctgggggaaggggctgaggcTGGCTGcaccctctctgtttctcttttctagcTGCTCTGGCCCTTCGCTGACCTCACTCTCGATTTAAACATCATTTGGAAGGTGTTCACGTCCAGATTCACATCTGGACAAGCATCTCAGCCttcgggggtgggaggtgggggtcttGGTGTTCTCAACTGCTGTGTCAGATGCAGAGGTGAGACATGGTAATTTCCTCCCCAGTGCCTGGTGCTGCCCAAGTTCCCTTTCTGCAGTGACCACAGCTCTGACATGCAACTTCCTGTTGGGGTTTCCTTGGCCTCACCCCCTGATTTGGGCCATTTCCTTCCCCAACAGAGGGACCTGAACACCAGCTGATGCAGACATGGtgtccctgctgctgctgcccctgctgtgGGGGGGTAAGTAGGCCAAGGGGGAGCTCTGGAGGGCACAGTGGGGGTGTGCCAGAGCCACAGCTGAGCCTCCGTGTCCCCACAGGGTCCCTGCAGGAGGACTGGGGGTACGAGCTTCAAGTGCAGGACACAGTGACGGTGCAGGAGGGTCTGTGTGTATACGTGCCCTGCTCCTTCTCCTATCCCTGGAGCTCGTGGCCTACCCATGAGAGGCCCTACATGTACTGGTTCCGGAGTGGGGACAGCTTCCATAACTCTCAGCCTGTGGCTACAAATGATCCAACAAAACTCGTGAAGACAGAGTTCTGGGGCCGGTTCAACCTCATCAGGAAGCCCCGGGAAAACGACTGCTCCCTGAGGATCAGAGAGGCCAGGAGGAGCGACCAGGGACTCTACAAGTTCCACATAGCGAAAGACTATGGGAGATACACTTACAAAGATAAGCAGCTGAACCTGCAGGTGGCAGGTATGGCAGGGGTCCCAGGAGAGCTCTGGGATGTGGAGACCCCCGTCTTAGAACAGGAGCAGGACACTGGAACATTCCCTGCTCCAGGTCTTGGGGCTGGGATGGTGGGAAGAGACATGGGGGCCCGGGGTCAGTTCGTGCCCTGAGGCCCTCGTCCCTGTCAGGGTCACACTCTGGGTCCCCAGCTCCCTGGGGTCCAGGCACCTGCGTCTCTCCTCCTCAGCCCTGACACAGGAACCCGACATCCACTTTCCGGAGCCCATGAAGTCTGGCTATGCCACGAACCTGACCTGTAGTCTGCGGGGATCCTGCGAAGAAGGAAGACCTCTCAGCTTCTTCTGGGTGGGGGGTGCTCTTGACTCGCTGGACCGCCAGACCCTCCGCTCCTCGGTGCTGACCCTCACCCCAAGGGTGCAGGACCATGGCAGCAACCTCACCTGTCAGGTGCACCTGCCAGAAGGTCAGGGTACCGTGAAAAGAACCATCAGGCTCAATGTCTCCTGTGAGTGCTGGAGGGATAGCTGGGCCCCCCAGGGCAGTggggactctgtgtgtgtgtgtgtgtgtgtgtgtatgcagatGCACCTTGAGAGTGTAGGTGGGGAGTGGACAAGGACAGCATTCCCCACTTTCCCTATGgtcctctacccctccttgggTGCTGGGTCATCTTCAATTCTAAACATCAAGTCTGAGGCAGGGCCTTATCTTTCCATCCCAGATGCTCCCCAGAACCTCACCATCAGCCTCCTCTCCAGCGATGTCACAGGTAGGAAAGAACCTATCTTCTTGGAGACTGAGaccaggccctggggtgggagtaGGGGGTCAGCTCCCAGCAAAGGGGAGCGGATCATAGCTTGAATGGGATCAGATTggggaaaagcaaaaataaaaatcagcagcCTCCTACCTCCCACGGGTACACCCACCTGCATTCCCACGCACCCATGCTcacgcgtgcacacacgcacacacacgcacacttacTACTCAAAGCCTGTTTCACCTCACGAGTGGCACACCTCTGGCTTCCCACCTACCCCACCACCCCGCTTCCTCCATCCTATTTCCTGGCGTGTTCACTGAGTGAAGCCACCAAGCACTCCAGGCATGTCCCAGTGGGACACTGAGCCTCTGCTGAAGATACGAGGCACAGACACCTGAGGTCAAACTCTTTGGGGTGTAAAGCCAGCCTTTCAGCCCTGATGGAACCAAGTCATTGGgtcaaggaaggagaaggaaatgcCAACCAGCTCCTgcgaaggagggaggaaggagactgCCAGCCTCCCACAACTGGAGTgggtgctctccctctctctctgcatctctctcccAAAGCCCTGAAGATTCTGGAAAAGGGCTTGATCATTCTCCCCCAGGAAGGCCAGACTCCACAGCTGCTCTGTGTTGCTGAAGGCAACCCCCCAGCCCAGCTGAGCTGGGTCCTGGGGGGACAGACTCTGAGCCCCTCCCAGCCCacagaccctgggatcctggagCTCCCTCAGATACAACTGGAGCATGAAGGAGACCTCACCTGCCAAGCTCAGAACCTGCTGGGCTCCCGGCAGGTCTCACTGCATCTGTCTGTGGTCTGTGAGTGTGGGGACCCCTGGGGGCAGGCTGCCTAGGGCCTGGGGAGGAGAGACACGGCTGACCCTTCCCCTTTCTCCCGCAGATCCCCCTCAGCTGCTCAGCCTCTCCTGCTCCTGGGAGGGCGAGGGGCTGCACTGTAACTGCTCCTCCAGAGCCCAGCCGGCCCCCACCCTGCactggaggctgggggaggagctCCTGGAGGGGAACCACAGCAACGCCTCCTGGACCGCCACCTCCAGCCTTGCAGGGCCCTGGGCCAAcagttccctgagcctcagtgggCCTCTGGGCTCTGGCCTCAGACTCAACTGTGAGGCCCGGAATGACTACGGGAAACAGAGCACCGCTGTCCTGCTGCTCCCAGGTCCGGGAGCTGTCCAGGGGCAGAGATGTAGGAAGTGGGGAGTCTGGATCCTAGAAAAGAAGG
The genomic region above belongs to Neovison vison isolate M4711 chromosome 7, ASM_NN_V1, whole genome shotgun sequence and contains:
- the SIGLEC5 gene encoding sialic acid-binding Ig-like lectin 5 yields the protein MVSLLLLPLLWGGSLQEDWGYELQVQDTVTVQEGLCVYVPCSFSYPWSSWPTHERPYMYWFRSGDSFHNSQPVATNDPTKLVKTEFWGRFNLIRKPRENDCSLRIREARRSDQGLYKFHIAKDYGRYTYKDKQLNLQVAALTQEPDIHFPEPMKSGYATNLTCSLRGSCEEGRPLSFFWVGGALDSLDRQTLRSSVLTLTPRVQDHGSNLTCQVHLPEGQGTVKRTIRLNVSYAPQNLTISLLSSDVTALKILEKGLIILPQEGQTPQLLCVAEGNPPAQLSWVLGGQTLSPSQPTDPGILELPQIQLEHEGDLTCQAQNLLGSRQVSLHLSVVYPPQLLSLSCSWEGEGLHCNCSSRAQPAPTLHWRLGEELLEGNHSNASWTATSSLAGPWANSSLSLSGPLGSGLRLNCEARNDYGKQSTAVLLLPGKPVLLAGAVPAALGGAGAMALLSLSLCLLFFCVVKARRKEASGSREGLDYEDPVMGTVAWGSRQKSCPGSPPTQATPTGDDPPSGEQQELHYASFSFHRMKLREPKDEESASTSEYSEIKTTNEDA